In Phycodurus eques isolate BA_2022a chromosome 10, UOR_Pequ_1.1, whole genome shotgun sequence, a genomic segment contains:
- the sirt4 gene encoding NAD-dependent protein lipoamidase sirtuin-4, mitochondrial, with translation MRLPCRVSSLHTCSRRASSAPAGVFVPACGSTNTQSLQLLQDFVSRATRLFAISGAGLSTESGIPDYRSEGIGLYARTDRRPMQHIEFVRSAKSRQRYWARNFLGWPQFSSHQPNAAHKALQHWEGRGKLHWLVTQNVDALHSKAGQKRLTELHGCAHRVVCLGCGSFSTREELQRRFVDLNPDWRAQAGAVAPDGDVFLEDELACHFMVPSCEVCGGILKPEVTFFGDTVNKDTVQFVHNKLAQSDAVLVIGTSLQVYSGYRFLLAASDRNIPVAIVNIGPTRADHLAQLKVRGRCGEVLSLIQPL, from the exons ATGAGATTGCCATGCAGAGTCAGCTCACTGCACACATGTTCCAGGAGGGCATCCTCAGCCCCCGCAGGGGTGTTTGTCCCCGCCTGCGGctccacaaacacacagtccCTCCAGCTACTCCAAGACTTTGTCTCCCGGGCCACACGTCTGTTTGCCATCAGCGGCGCGGGTCTCTCCACAGAGTCCGGCATCCCAGACTACCGTTCGGAAGGCATCGGCCTTTATGCCCGCACCGACAGACGGCCCATGCAGCATATAGAGTTTGTCCGCAGCGCCAAGTCCCGTCAGCGTTACTGGGCGAGGAACTTTCTGGGGTGGCCGCAGTTCTCCTCGCATCAGCCCAACGCGGCGCATAAGGCTTTGCAGCATTGGGAGGGGCGTGGCAAACTGCACTGGCTGGTCACCCAGAATGTGGATGCTCTTCATTCAAAGGCAGGACAGAAAAGACTCACTGAGCTCCACGGATGTGCACACAG GGTAGTGTGTTTAGGCTGTGGCAGTTTCTCGACAAGGGAGGAGCTCCAGAGGCGTTTCGTAGACCTCAACCCAGACTGGAGGGCTCAGGCCGGGGCCGTGGCTCCAGACGGAGACGTCTTCCTGGAGGACGAGCTGGCTTGCCACTTCATGGTTCCCTCCTGTGAGGTCTGTGGAGGGATACTGAAGCCTGAGGTTACCTTCTTCGGCGACACAGTGAACAAAGACACGGTTCAGTTTGTGCACAATAAATTAGCCCAGTCGGACGCAGTGCTCGTCATCGGGACCTCGCTGCAG GTCTACTCAGGATACAGATTTTTACTGGCAGCCAGCGATAGAAACATACCGGTCGCCATTGTGAACATTGGTCCGACGAGGGCAGACCATTTGGCCCAGCTGAAAGTGAGAGGACGCTGCGGTGAAGTGCTATCACTCATTCAACCTCTCTGA
- the c10h1orf74 gene encoding UPF0739 protein C1orf74 homolog, translating into MHTLELFVAAARKCLSTGRKSLSVPQCLDVAAHLSVVDLALKPALLYDTNSASAEQVHRYLRLCQSSQLVSKCLVTLDLNGNSLILNPVAVRSNLERMLRNGGPVVIDVCHSLVKPTIIEPVRAGLKSIAQDLLFLLRGFDAGKEVDRGIYVAESSDQWNLSTVFGLLLGYPATYWFDQNESFENCLAMTPLIVTTASATWRADATSCKCCLYSFSIPAVLQNETLSHLEGWKLGLQERFQQQNILKELTVCQSAVTLPSVCL; encoded by the coding sequence TCTCTGTCCCTCAGTGTCTGGACGTGGCTGCTCACCTCTCAGTTGTAGATTTGGCTTTGAAACCTGCTCTGCTGTATGACACCAACAGCGCGAGTGCAGAGCAGGTGCATCGGTATTTGCGCTTATGTCAGTCGTCCCAACTCGTATCTAAATGCCTTGTCACCTTGGACTTGAACGGTAACAGCCTCATACTTAACCCGGTTGCAGTCCGGTCCAATCTTGAGAGGATGCTTCGCAACGGCGGCCCGGTGGTGATTGACGTCTGCCACTCACTGGTCAAGCCCACCATCATAGAGCCAGTCAGAGCAGGGCTGAAGAGCATCGCACAAGATCTCCTTTTTCTTCTAAGAGGGTTTGATGCAGGAAAGGAAGTTGATCGAGGAATCTATgtggcagagagttcagatcaGTGGAACCTGAGCACCGTCTTCGGACTGCTACTGGGTTATCCCGCCACTTACTGGTTTGACCAGAACGAGAGCTTTGAAAACTGCCTCGCTATGACCCCCTTGATAGTGACCACGGCATCAGCAACATGGCGAGCAGATGCTACTAGCTGTAAATGTTGCCTGTACTCATTCAGCATCCCCGCCGTCCTACAGAATGAGACGCTGTCCCACCTGGAGGGGTGGAAGCTCGGCCTTCAAGAGAGATTCCAGCAGCAAAATATCCTAAAAGAGCTCACTGTTTGTCAGTCTGCAGTTACTCTCCCTTCAGTCTGTTTGTGA